One Longimicrobiales bacterium genomic window, GCGAGTGAAGACGGCGAGGAGGATGAGCAGCGCGTGAAGGAACGGCGTGAGCGCACGCGCGAGAAGCTGCGCACGCTGCTGCGCGACGGCAAGCTGGAGGACCGCAAAGTCGACGTCGAGGTGACGCAGTCCACGCCGATCGAGAACATGATGTTGCCGATGGGCGGCGGTGAGGGCATGGACAACATCGGCGAGATGCTGCAGGACATGATGCCCAAGCGCACGAAACGCCGCACGGTGTCGGTCGCCGACGCGCGCCGCATCCTGCTGCAGGATGAGCTGGACCGCCTGATCGACATGGACGAGGTGGTGAGCGAGGCGCTGGAGCGTGCCGAGGACATGGGCATCATCTTCCTCGACGAGATCGACAAGGTGGCCGGTGAGCGGAGCGGCTCGGGCCCCGACGTCAGCCGTGAGGGCGTGCAGCGTGACCTGCTGCCGATCGTCGAGGGCAGCACAGTACAGACCAAGTACGGCATGATCCGGACGGACCACGTGCTCTTCGTTGCCGCGGGCGCGTTCCACGTTTCGAAGCCGAGCGACCTGATTCCCGAGCTGCAGGGCCGCTTCCCGATACGGGTCGAGCTGAAGCCGCTCACGGAGCAGGACTTCGTCCGTATCCTGACAGAGCCGAAGAATGCGCTGACCCGCCAATACCAGGCGCTGATCGCAGCGGAGAACGTGGAGCTTCGCTTCACGGAAGAAGGCGTCGCCGAGGTCGCGCGCATCGCGGCCGAGGTCAACCGTCGCATGGAGAACATTGGTGCGCGTCGGCTGCACACGGTGCTCACCACCCTGCTCGACGAGATCCTGTTCGACCTGCCCGAGAAATCGGAGCCGGTCATCACGATCGATGCAGGTGATGTACGCGAGAAACTGCGCAGCATCGTCGAGGACGAGGATCTGCGGAAGTACATTCTCTGAACGGAGTCGGGAGCGGGAGGGGGAGCGTGGTCGTGTTCGGGAGCTGGTTTGATCGGGCTCACCGTCTGTGCGTCGCTAATCCTGCGCCTTTAACCTCAACCAACTTTGGAACGTGAAACGCGACTTTCTGGCGATATCGGACTTCGAGACCGATGAGCTGTACGACATGCTGGACCTGGCGCACAGGCTGAAGCGAGGCGAATACCGGGAGCGGCCGCTGGCGGGCAGAACGCTCGGAATGATCTTCGAGAAGAGCTCGACACGCACGCGCGTGTCGTTCGAGGTCGGCACGTACCAGCTCGGCGGCCACGCGCTGTTTCTTTCCTCACGCGACATCCAGCTCGGCCGGGGTGAGCCGATCCGCGACATGGCGCGCGTCCTGTCGCGCTACGTCGATGGCATCATGATCCGCACGTTCGCCCAGTCAACGCTCGAAGAGCTGGCGAGTTTTGCGACCATCCCGATCATCAACGGCCTCACAGACCTCCTGCATCCCTGCCAGGTGATGGCCGATGTCATGACCATCCAGGAGAACTTCGGTCAGGACCTGCGCCCGAGGAAGGTGGCGTGGGTCGGCGATGGCAACAACATGGCCAACTCCTGGTTGAACGCGGCCTTCCGCTTCGGCTTCGAGCTGCGCATCGCCTGTCCCGAGGGTTACCGGCCGGATCCGGCGACGCTCGAGCGCGCGCAGGGAGCTGCCAACATCATCGTGACCGCCGACCCGGCGGAGGCCATCAGTGGGGCGGATGTCGTCAACACAGACGTGTGGACGTCGATGGGGCAGGAAGAGGAGACGCAGGCGCGTGAGAAGGCGTTCAAGGGCTATCACGTCGATGGCAGGCTGATGTCACTCGCATCGGAGCACGCGATATTCCTGCACTGTCTGCCCGCGCACCGCGGCGAGGAAGTGGCCGATGAGGTGATTGAAGGGCCGCAGTCGCGCGTGTTCGACGAGGCGGAGAACCGGCTGCACGCCCAGAAAGCGATCATGGTGCGGCTGATGGGCGACACAGTGGGTCGTACGGGCGGCACGAATTAACGGATGGGGGAGGGAATGGCCAAAGGTCTGAAGCGCACGCCGCTCTACGAAGAGCACAAGCGGCTCGACGGCAAGCTGGTCCCGTTCGCGGGCTACGAGATGCCCGTGCAGTATCCGTCAGGCATCCTGGCGGAGCACCAGGCAGTACGGGAACGGGCGGGCATCTTCGATGTCTCGCATATGGGTGAGCTGGAGATCCGGGGTGGTGATGCGCTCGGATTCGTGCAGCACGTCACTACGAACGATGCGAGCAGGCTGGAAGTCGGTCAGGCGCAGTATTCGGCGTTCTGCGGTGACGATGGCGCCGTGCTGGATGACTGCATTGTCTATCGGTTCGATGATCACTACATGATCGTGGTGAACGCATCCAACGTGGACAAGGATCGCGACTGGATCGAGAAGCATGCAGCAACGTTCAACACGCAGGTCGTCGACCGCTCGGAGGATACCGGTCTGATCGCGCTGCAGGGCCCGCGCGCACAGGAGATCCTGGCACGCATCACCGACGCGAACCTCGACGCCATTCGCTACTACCATTTTGCCGAAGGAACGGTCGCCGACGTACCCGCGGTCATCAGCCGAACGGGCTACACGGGCGAGGACGGCTTCGAGCTGTATCTGCCGGCGGATCGTACGGCGCACGTATGGCAGCAGCTGATGCAGGTGGGACAGCAGAACGGTCTGCTACCGGCCGGCCTCGGTGCGCGCGATTCCCTGCGGCTCGAGATGGGCTATGCGCTC contains:
- the hslU gene encoding ATP-dependent protease ATPase subunit HslU; protein product: MEVNRVDVPVNGAVEAPADDWLDELTPRQIVAELDKYIVGQTDAKRAVAIALRNRWRRQRVEDDLREEIMPNNIILIGPTGVGKTEIARRLARLAGAPFVKVEASKFTEVGYVGRDVESMVRDLVDVAVNMVREEREADVEEAAQQHVEERLLDLLLPPPPTPGRPQPQAQPGESRPRAFVVGSDGWTREEASEDGEEDEQRVKERRERTREKLRTLLRDGKLEDRKVDVEVTQSTPIENMMLPMGGGEGMDNIGEMLQDMMPKRTKRRTVSVADARRILLQDELDRLIDMDEVVSEALERAEDMGIIFLDEIDKVAGERSGSGPDVSREGVQRDLLPIVEGSTVQTKYGMIRTDHVLFVAAGAFHVSKPSDLIPELQGRFPIRVELKPLTEQDFVRILTEPKNALTRQYQALIAAENVELRFTEEGVAEVARIAAEVNRRMENIGARRLHTVLTTLLDEILFDLPEKSEPVITIDAGDVREKLRSIVEDEDLRKYIL
- the argF gene encoding ornithine carbamoyltransferase produces the protein MKRDFLAISDFETDELYDMLDLAHRLKRGEYRERPLAGRTLGMIFEKSSTRTRVSFEVGTYQLGGHALFLSSRDIQLGRGEPIRDMARVLSRYVDGIMIRTFAQSTLEELASFATIPIINGLTDLLHPCQVMADVMTIQENFGQDLRPRKVAWVGDGNNMANSWLNAAFRFGFELRIACPEGYRPDPATLERAQGAANIIVTADPAEAISGADVVNTDVWTSMGQEEETQAREKAFKGYHVDGRLMSLASEHAIFLHCLPAHRGEEVADEVIEGPQSRVFDEAENRLHAQKAIMVRLMGDTVGRTGGTN
- the gcvT gene encoding glycine cleavage system aminomethyltransferase GcvT — its product is MAKGLKRTPLYEEHKRLDGKLVPFAGYEMPVQYPSGILAEHQAVRERAGIFDVSHMGELEIRGGDALGFVQHVTTNDASRLEVGQAQYSAFCGDDGAVLDDCIVYRFDDHYMIVVNASNVDKDRDWIEKHAATFNTQVVDRSEDTGLIALQGPRAQEILARITDANLDAIRYYHFAEGTVADVPAVISRTGYTGEDGFELYLPADRTAHVWQQLMQVGQQNGLLPAGLGARDSLRLEMGYALYGNDIDERRTPLEAGLGWVTKLDKGDFIGRDAIAKQKEAGVRERLVGFVCQERGFPRHGYTVQIDGEPVGEVTSGIVSPMLQQGIGMAYVPADAAKPGTRIDIMVRDKAIPAEIVRPPFYKGGSVRK